Proteins from a single region of Desulfobacter postgatei 2ac9:
- the fusA gene encoding elongation factor G: protein MSKQKNISKIRNIGIMAHIDAGKTTVTERILYYTGRSHKIGEVHDGEATMDWMQDEQERGITITSAVTYCLWKGATIQIIDTPGHVDFTVEVERALRVLDGAIGVFCAVGGVEPQSETVWRQADRYKVPRMAFINKMDRTGADFFAACDSIRKKLAANPVMIQVPIGAEDQFRGVIDLLTMEQIAWNDETLGAEYTSGPIDDEFLDLAEAYRDKMLEAVSELDDTIMEKYLGEEEISVDELRAAIRAATIRRTMVPVLCGSALRNKGIQPLLDAIDYYLPSPKDVPPVKGEHPETGDILEFKPEKNGPLAALIFKVSMIEGRKLSFARIYSGKIASGADVFNPALNRKEKLSRLLRMHANKRERLDEASAGDIIGIVGLKDSGTGDTLCNPDHPVFLEKMEYAQPVISIAIEPKTHADQEKLDDVLAKFMIEDPTLQTSKDEETGQTILSGMGELHLEIIISRMVKEFNTSVNVGKPQVVYREIITAPATGQAVFEREIQGKAHYANVTVELNPLGRGQGVTFKSLVPEEKIAPQYLQNIETAIRESLEGGFLKGYPIVDIEIVLADGFSEEGKASELGFGVCAAMAVKEALKKAKMALLEPIMDVEVFVPDANMGDAIADLNARGGRVESITAKFGIQLVKAVVPLSRMFGYSTAIRSATQGRGTFTMQFKRFDAV from the coding sequence ATGAGCAAGCAAAAGAATATATCAAAGATCAGGAACATCGGGATCATGGCCCATATTGACGCGGGCAAGACCACGGTGACGGAGCGCATTCTCTATTATACGGGAAGGTCCCATAAGATAGGTGAAGTGCATGACGGCGAGGCCACCATGGACTGGATGCAGGATGAGCAGGAGCGAGGGATTACCATTACTTCGGCCGTGACCTACTGTCTGTGGAAAGGGGCTACCATCCAAATCATCGACACCCCGGGCCATGTTGATTTCACCGTGGAGGTGGAACGGGCTTTGCGAGTTTTGGACGGGGCCATTGGGGTGTTTTGCGCCGTGGGCGGGGTGGAACCCCAGTCCGAAACGGTCTGGCGTCAGGCAGACCGGTACAAGGTCCCGAGAATGGCCTTTATCAACAAAATGGACCGCACCGGTGCCGATTTTTTTGCCGCCTGTGATTCCATTCGGAAAAAACTGGCTGCCAATCCCGTAATGATCCAGGTACCCATCGGGGCCGAGGACCAGTTCCGAGGCGTTATTGACCTTCTGACCATGGAGCAGATTGCCTGGAACGATGAGACCCTGGGCGCTGAATACACATCTGGGCCCATTGACGATGAGTTTCTGGATCTGGCTGAAGCGTACCGGGATAAAATGCTTGAAGCAGTGTCCGAACTTGACGACACCATCATGGAAAAATACCTGGGCGAAGAAGAGATCTCCGTGGATGAACTTCGGGCGGCCATCCGAGCTGCCACCATCCGCCGGACCATGGTTCCTGTATTGTGCGGATCAGCCCTTAGGAACAAAGGGATTCAGCCGCTTCTGGACGCCATAGACTATTACCTGCCAAGCCCCAAGGACGTTCCCCCGGTTAAAGGCGAGCACCCCGAAACCGGTGACATCCTTGAATTCAAGCCGGAAAAAAACGGTCCGCTGGCTGCTCTGATTTTCAAGGTATCCATGATCGAGGGCCGAAAACTCTCCTTTGCCCGGATCTATTCAGGGAAAATTGCTTCGGGGGCGGATGTCTTTAATCCTGCCCTGAACCGCAAGGAGAAATTGTCCAGACTTTTAAGGATGCACGCCAACAAGCGCGAACGCCTGGATGAGGCCTCGGCCGGTGATATCATCGGTATTGTGGGGCTTAAGGATTCCGGTACCGGTGATACCCTTTGCAATCCGGACCATCCGGTGTTTTTGGAAAAAATGGAATATGCGCAGCCGGTTATCTCCATTGCCATTGAGCCCAAAACCCATGCCGATCAGGAAAAGCTTGATGATGTGCTGGCAAAATTCATGATTGAGGATCCCACCCTTCAAACCAGCAAGGATGAGGAGACCGGTCAGACCATTTTGTCCGGCATGGGCGAGCTTCATCTCGAAATCATCATTTCAAGGATGGTCAAGGAGTTCAATACCAGTGTGAATGTGGGCAAACCCCAGGTCGTTTACCGGGAAATCATTACAGCGCCTGCAACCGGCCAGGCCGTCTTTGAACGGGAGATTCAGGGTAAAGCCCATTATGCCAACGTTACCGTGGAACTTAATCCCCTGGGCCGGGGCCAGGGGGTTACCTTCAAATCCCTTGTACCCGAGGAAAAAATTGCGCCCCAGTATCTTCAGAATATTGAAACCGCAATCAGGGAGAGCCTGGAGGGTGGGTTTCTCAAAGGATATCCCATTGTGGATATTGAAATTGTCTTGGCTGACGGGTTCAGCGAGGAAGGAAAGGCATCGGAGCTTGGCTTTGGGGTCTGTGCAGCCATGGCCGTAAAAGAGGCCCTGAAAAAAGCCAAAATGGCCTTGCTTGAACCCATCATGGATGTGGAGGTGTTCGTGCCGGATGCCAATATGGGGGATGCCATTGCAGACCTGAATGCCAGGGGTGGCAGAGTGGAATCCATTACCGCGAAATTCGGCATCCAGCTCGTCAAAGCCGTGGTCCCCTTGTCAAGGATGTTCGGCTATTCCACAGCCATTCGTTCCGCCACCCAGGGACGGGGCACCTTTACCATGCAGTTTAAGCGTTTTGATGCGGTGTGA
- a CDS encoding M48 family metallopeptidase, with product MTQLKQAVSLILFFVLLCPTSTFAISIPDELKLGKEYLQLMKNKDVILYDPVAQKMIEIVGNAIVKPLPPQPFHFDFFMVNDDSFNAFAMPAANIFVHSGLIASLDNIDELAGILAHEIGHAVGRHVSQSIDRSKIVATGSLAGMVAGILVGAAAGSSEAGQALSIGSMAAGQSAMLTYTRENETEADQKAVLFLEQTGYSPQGILDSLLKIRQADYQGIENIPDYFKTHPGTAARVSHLSGILADYKPPADKPAPPKNFDYNMVKYRVIGLYGDTDTYIPKIEIALQNDPDNVAFHYGLGLLYGRSTRINEGIEQLNKALNKDPFEPMILLELGRLYISNTEYTRAITILDSMADDPLLGDWAIFNRCVAQIQNGNLPAAEKGLEHVLGSGKPGFEKANYHMAEIMSRQSKQALSNYYLGVYYARIHDEQNAARQLERAIETLDDEKMREKAQNELENLEGKGKKEEGTRIEYFNNFITPHQNA from the coding sequence CAGGCTGTAAGCCTTATTCTGTTCTTTGTCCTTTTATGCCCGACCAGCACCTTTGCCATCTCCATTCCCGATGAACTTAAACTTGGCAAAGAATATTTACAACTCATGAAAAATAAAGATGTCATTCTTTATGATCCCGTTGCCCAGAAGATGATCGAAATTGTGGGCAACGCCATTGTCAAGCCATTGCCGCCCCAGCCCTTTCATTTTGATTTTTTTATGGTCAATGACGACTCCTTTAATGCCTTTGCAATGCCGGCTGCCAATATTTTTGTGCACAGCGGATTAATTGCGTCTCTGGATAACATCGACGAACTTGCAGGCATTCTCGCCCATGAGATCGGCCATGCCGTGGGCAGACATGTATCCCAGTCCATAGACCGCTCCAAAATAGTGGCAACCGGCAGCCTGGCCGGGATGGTGGCCGGCATTCTGGTAGGCGCTGCGGCAGGCAGTTCGGAAGCGGGTCAGGCCCTGAGCATTGGCTCCATGGCTGCCGGGCAGTCAGCCATGCTGACCTATACCCGGGAAAATGAAACCGAAGCAGACCAGAAGGCGGTTCTTTTTCTTGAACAAACAGGATATTCGCCCCAAGGGATACTGGACAGTCTGCTGAAAATCAGACAGGCCGATTACCAGGGAATTGAAAATATTCCCGATTACTTTAAAACCCACCCAGGCACAGCAGCCAGGGTATCCCATTTATCGGGAATTCTTGCAGATTACAAACCGCCTGCCGACAAACCCGCACCACCAAAAAATTTTGACTACAACATGGTCAAATATCGGGTCATCGGCCTTTACGGCGACACTGATACATACATCCCAAAAATTGAAATTGCCCTGCAAAACGATCCTGACAATGTGGCGTTTCACTACGGCCTGGGGCTTTTGTACGGCCGGTCCACACGAATAAATGAAGGAATTGAACAGCTCAATAAAGCCCTGAACAAAGATCCGTTTGAACCGATGATTCTTTTGGAATTAGGCCGGCTTTACATCAGCAACACTGAATACACCCGCGCCATAACGATTCTGGACAGTATGGCAGATGATCCCCTGCTGGGGGACTGGGCCATTTTTAACCGCTGCGTTGCCCAGATTCAAAACGGCAATCTGCCGGCAGCCGAAAAGGGCCTTGAACATGTACTTGGCAGCGGCAAACCCGGATTTGAAAAAGCCAATTACCACATGGCAGAAATCATGTCCAGGCAGTCAAAACAGGCCCTGTCCAACTATTATCTCGGGGTGTATTATGCCCGAATCCATGACGAACAAAATGCAGCCCGCCAGCTTGAACGGGCAATTGAGACCCTGGACGATGAAAAGATGCGGGAAAAGGCCCAAAACGAACTGGAGAATCTGGAAGGCAAGGGCAAAAAAGAGGAAGGGACCCGAATAGAATATTTCAATAATTTCATCACACCGCATCAAAACGCTTAA